The proteins below are encoded in one region of Serratia symbiotica:
- the grpE gene encoding nucleotide exchange factor GrpE, whose translation MSSREHKTPNEQVSGEMEQQARYEDVLPEAAEDVDLRDARITELEAQLLEAQQHERDGRDSLLRAKAEMENVRRRTELDIEKAHKFALERFSGDLLPVLDNLERALELADKNNPELTAMIEGIELTLKSLLDVVHKYGIEIVSDVDVPFNPDVHQAMSLIESADRQPNHVMMVMQKGYTLNGRLLRPAMVAVSKAKA comes from the coding sequence ATGAGTAGTAGAGAACACAAGACGCCAAACGAGCAAGTCTCAGGAGAAATGGAACAGCAGGCCCGATACGAGGATGTGTTACCGGAGGCGGCGGAGGACGTTGATTTGCGTGATGCGCGTATTACCGAGCTGGAGGCTCAGTTACTTGAAGCTCAGCAACATGAACGTGATGGACGTGATAGCCTGCTGCGCGCCAAAGCTGAAATGGAGAACGTGCGTCGGCGTACCGAGCTGGATATTGAAAAAGCACACAAATTCGCATTGGAGAGATTCTCTGGTGACTTGCTGCCAGTGCTCGATAATCTGGAGCGTGCATTGGAACTGGCGGATAAGAATAATCCTGAGTTGACAGCGATGATCGAAGGCATCGAACTGACGCTGAAGTCCTTACTGGATGTGGTGCACAAGTACGGCATTGAGATCGTCAGCGATGTCGACGTGCCCTTTAACCCGGATGTGCATCAGGCAATGAGCCTGATTGAATCTGCCGATCGCCAGCCGAACCATGTGATGATGGTGATGCAGAAAGGCTATACGCTGAATGGCCGATTGCTGCGCCCCGCGATGGTTGCGGTTTCTAAAGCTAAGGCATAA
- the trmN gene encoding tRNA(1)(Val) (adenine(37)-N(6))-methyltransferase TrmN — translation MVIVSNQSKANFTPRCGGFTFKQFFVAHDRCAMKVGTDGVLLGAWAPLAQAQRVLDIGSGSGLIALMLAQRSAAEVMIDAVELDEAAAEQARDNVQKSPWPQRIKVYAQDIYYYAEHHAAQYDLIVSNPPYFEPAVACRDQARHNARCTETLTHVTLLKCAEQLINEQGVFCVVLPYNIGTAFEIQAHQRGWNTATKLNVSDRVDTPLHRMLLALTRWPMLPQQQALAIKLADGSYTEDFRRLITEFYLFY, via the coding sequence GTGGTTATTGTGAGCAATCAGTCGAAAGCAAATTTTACCCCGCGCTGCGGCGGTTTTACTTTTAAGCAATTCTTTGTTGCTCACGATCGCTGTGCGATGAAAGTGGGGACTGATGGCGTGTTGCTTGGTGCTTGGGCACCGTTGGCACAGGCGCAGCGGGTGCTGGACATCGGTAGCGGTAGCGGACTGATTGCGTTGATGCTGGCGCAGCGTTCGGCTGCTGAGGTGATGATCGATGCGGTGGAACTGGACGAAGCCGCCGCTGAGCAGGCGCGCGATAATGTGCAGAAATCCCCTTGGCCGCAGCGCATTAAGGTTTACGCGCAGGATATTTATTATTACGCCGAACATCACGCCGCGCAATATGATCTGATCGTCAGCAATCCGCCTTATTTTGAACCGGCTGTGGCCTGCCGTGACCAAGCGCGGCATAACGCGCGTTGCACCGAGACCTTGACTCACGTCACGCTGCTCAAGTGTGCCGAACAGTTGATTAATGAGCAGGGCGTTTTCTGCGTGGTGTTGCCCTATAACATTGGCACAGCCTTTGAAATTCAGGCGCATCAGCGTGGCTGGAATACCGCAACAAAGCTGAACGTCAGTGATCGCGTCGATACGCCGCTACACAGGATGCTGTTGGCGCTGACACGATGGCCAATGCTGCCTCAGCAGCAAGCGCTGGCAATCAAACTGGCCGACGGCAGCTATACCGAGGACTTCCGCCGGCTGATAACCGAATTTTACCTATTTTACTGA
- the nadB gene encoding L-aspartate oxidase: MQPPSEHISDVLIVGSGAAGLSLALRLAQHCKVTVLSKGPLSEGATFYAQGGIAAVYDETDSIASHVNDTLIAGAGLCDKEAVEFITSNARHCVQWLIDQGVLFDTEVNPQGEEHYHLTREGGHSHRRILHAADATGKEVETTLVGKASTHPNICVMERRNAVDLIISNKIGLPGTRRVVGAYVWNREREQVETYRARTVVLATGGAAKVYQYTTNPDISSGDGIAMAWRAGCRVANLEFNQFHPTCLFHPQARNFLLTEALRGEGAYLKRPDGSRFMPDFDPRGELAPRDIVARAIDHEMKRLGADCMYLDISHMPAEFISQHFPMIHEKLLALGFDLTQQPIPIVPAAHYTCGGVIVDQHGRTDLDGLYAIGEVSYTGLHGANRMASNSLLECLVYGWSAAEDILKRLPFIQSTKPLPPWDESRVDDADEQVVIQHNWHELRLFMWDYVGIVRTTKRLERALRRINTLQTEIDEYYANFRISNDLLELRNLVQVAALIVRCAMARKESRGLHYTLDYPERLSEALPTILHP, encoded by the coding sequence ATGCAACCACCATCTGAACATATCAGCGATGTACTGATTGTCGGCAGCGGCGCTGCGGGCCTGTCACTGGCCCTGCGTTTAGCACAGCATTGCAAAGTTACCGTACTCAGCAAGGGGCCACTCAGCGAAGGGGCCACATTTTATGCCCAAGGCGGGATCGCCGCAGTTTATGATGAAACGGACAGCATTGCCTCACACGTTAATGACACTTTGATTGCCGGAGCCGGCCTGTGCGACAAAGAAGCCGTCGAGTTTATCACTAGCAACGCGCGCCATTGCGTGCAGTGGCTGATCGATCAAGGCGTATTGTTCGATACTGAGGTCAATCCCCAAGGTGAAGAACATTATCATCTGACGCGCGAGGGGGGTCACAGCCACCGCCGCATTTTGCATGCTGCCGATGCTACTGGTAAGGAAGTAGAGACCACACTGGTGGGGAAAGCAAGCACCCATCCTAATATTTGTGTGATGGAGCGCCGCAATGCGGTCGATCTGATCATCTCGAATAAAATCGGCCTACCAGGTACCCGTAGGGTAGTCGGTGCCTATGTCTGGAACCGCGAGCGGGAACAGGTGGAAACCTACCGTGCCAGAACGGTGGTACTGGCCACTGGCGGCGCAGCCAAAGTGTATCAATACACCACTAACCCGGACATCTCCTCAGGCGATGGCATAGCCATGGCTTGGCGCGCCGGTTGCCGAGTCGCCAACCTCGAATTTAACCAATTCCACCCAACCTGCCTGTTCCATCCGCAGGCGCGCAACTTCTTACTGACTGAGGCGCTACGCGGTGAAGGCGCTTACCTCAAGCGGCCAGACGGTAGCCGCTTTATGCCAGACTTCGATCCACGTGGCGAACTGGCTCCGCGCGACATCGTCGCCCGTGCTATCGACCATGAAATGAAGCGACTAGGCGCAGATTGCATGTACCTGGACATCAGCCACATGCCAGCGGAATTCATTAGCCAGCATTTCCCGATGATCCATGAAAAGTTGCTGGCGCTGGGATTCGACTTGACGCAGCAGCCGATCCCGATCGTGCCAGCTGCACACTACACCTGCGGCGGTGTGATAGTCGATCAACATGGCCGCACCGATCTCGACGGGTTGTATGCTATCGGTGAGGTCAGCTACACCGGCCTGCACGGAGCCAACCGCATGGCTTCGAACTCATTGTTGGAGTGTCTGGTTTACGGTTGGTCAGCGGCGGAAGACATCTTGAAGCGCCTGCCGTTTATTCAGTCAACCAAACCGCTGCCGCCATGGGATGAGAGCAGGGTTGACGACGCGGATGAACAAGTAGTGATCCAGCATAACTGGCACGAACTGCGGCTATTCATGTGGGACTACGTCGGCATCGTACGCACCACCAAACGGCTGGAACGCGCGCTGCGACGCATCAATACCCTGCAAACGGAAATCGACGAGTACTACGCCAACTTCCGTATCTCCAACGACTTGCTCGAACTGCGCAATCTGGTGCAGGTAGCCGCACTGATCGTGCGCTGCGCCATGGCGCGCAAGGAGAGCCGGGGCCTGCACTATACGCTGGATTACCCAGAGCGGCTATCGGAGGCATTACCAACCATCCTGCATCCTTGA
- the nadK gene encoding NAD(+) kinase, with product MNKKFTCIGIVGHPRHPSALATHEMLYHWLIARGYCVMIERQIAQDLRLKDAITGSLADIGQQADLAVVVGGDGNMLGAARVLARHDVKVIGVNRGNLGFLTDLDPDNALQQLADVLEGEYIDEQRFLLETSVHKEQQQCRISTAINEVILHPGKVAHMIEFEVYIDDRFAFSQRSDGLIIATPTGSTAYSLSAGGPILTPSLEAIVLVPMFPHTLSARPLVINSDSTIRLKFSQMGNDLEISCDSQISLPIQEGEEVLIRRSNFHLNLIHPNDYSYFNTLSSKLGWSKKLF from the coding sequence ATGAATAAAAAATTCACCTGTATCGGTATTGTTGGTCACCCGCGTCACCCCTCGGCACTAGCAACGCATGAGATGCTGTACCACTGGCTGATCGCTCGTGGCTATTGCGTGATGATCGAACGGCAAATCGCTCAGGACTTGCGGCTGAAAGACGCCATTACCGGCAGTCTGGCCGATATCGGTCAACAGGCCGATTTGGCGGTGGTAGTGGGCGGTGATGGCAACATGCTCGGTGCCGCACGTGTGCTGGCGCGCCACGACGTCAAAGTGATCGGAGTGAATCGCGGCAACCTGGGTTTCCTCACCGACCTCGATCCCGATAATGCATTACAACAGTTGGCGGATGTGTTGGAAGGCGAATACATCGATGAACAGCGCTTCTTGTTAGAAACCAGTGTGCACAAGGAACAACAACAGTGCCGTATCAGCACCGCCATCAACGAAGTTATACTGCACCCCGGTAAAGTAGCGCACATGATCGAGTTCGAAGTGTATATTGATGACCGCTTTGCTTTCTCCCAGCGCTCCGATGGTCTAATCATCGCTACCCCGACCGGCTCCACCGCCTATTCGCTCTCAGCCGGCGGGCCAATCCTCACTCCATCTCTAGAGGCCATCGTGCTGGTGCCAATGTTCCCGCACACCCTCTCCGCCCGCCCGCTGGTGATCAACAGCGACAGCACCATCCGGCTGAAGTTTTCGCAGATGGGCAACGATCTTGAAATCAGTTGCGACAGCCAAATCTCCCTGCCTATCCAAGAAGGCGAAGAAGTATTGATACGCCGCAGTAATTTTCACCTGAATCTTATTCATCCAAATGACTACAGCTATTTCAACACGTTAAGCTCAAAACTGGGCTGGTCAAAAAAATTGTTCTAA
- the srmB gene encoding ATP-dependent RNA helicase SrmB — translation MTVTHFSELELDECLIIALHDKGYDRPTAIQAEAIPPAMNGRDVLGSAPTGTGKTAAFLLPVLQHLLDFPRKKSGPPRVLILTPTRELAMQVADQARELAAHTSLDIATITGGVAYMNHAEVFSENQDMVVATTGRLLQYIKEENFDCRAVETLILDEADRMLDMGFAQDIEIISAETRWRNQTLLFSATLEGEAIHEFAERILKEPVKVEADPSRRERKKILQWYYRADDVQHKTALLVHLLKQPDVQKSVIFVRKRERVHELATWLREAGINTCYLEGEMVQAKRNEAVKRMMDGRIDVLVATDVAARGLDIIDITHVFNFDMPRTADTYLHRIGRTGRAGRKGTAISLVEAHDHRLLGKVGRYLNEPLKPRVIDELRPKTKVPNEKSNGKPSKKVLAKRMQDKAKNKEKAKVKVRHRDTKNVGKRRQAKAKRENDAE, via the coding sequence ATGACAGTAACCCATTTTTCCGAACTCGAACTCGATGAATGCCTGATCATCGCACTGCATGATAAAGGCTACGATCGCCCCACTGCTATCCAAGCTGAAGCGATCCCACCCGCGATGAACGGGCGCGACGTATTAGGCTCGGCTCCGACCGGCACCGGCAAAACCGCCGCATTTTTGCTGCCCGTTTTGCAGCATCTGCTGGATTTTCCGCGTAAGAAGTCTGGCCCACCACGCGTTCTGATCCTTACCCCAACACGTGAGTTAGCAATGCAAGTGGCCGATCAAGCGCGTGAATTGGCGGCACATACCTCGTTGGATATCGCCACCATCACCGGCGGTGTAGCCTATATGAACCACGCAGAAGTGTTCAGCGAAAACCAAGATATGGTGGTCGCTACCACTGGCCGTCTACTGCAATATATCAAAGAAGAGAACTTCGATTGCCGCGCGGTGGAAACCCTGATCCTCGACGAAGCCGACCGCATGCTCGACATGGGCTTTGCACAGGACATCGAAATCATCTCCGCTGAAACCCGCTGGCGCAACCAGACGTTGCTGTTCTCCGCCACGCTGGAAGGCGAGGCGATCCACGAATTCGCTGAACGCATTCTGAAAGAGCCGGTGAAAGTGGAAGCTGATCCGTCGCGTCGCGAACGCAAAAAAATCCTGCAATGGTATTACCGCGCCGATGACGTGCAGCACAAAACAGCGCTGCTGGTGCACCTGCTGAAGCAGCCGGACGTGCAAAAATCAGTGATCTTCGTGCGCAAGCGCGAGCGAGTGCATGAGCTGGCCACCTGGCTGCGTGAAGCGGGTATCAATACCTGCTACCTCGAAGGCGAAATGGTGCAAGCCAAGCGCAACGAAGCGGTAAAACGCATGATGGACGGCAGGATTGATGTGCTAGTCGCCACCGATGTCGCCGCACGTGGTCTGGATATCATTGATATTACTCACGTATTTAATTTCGACATGCCGCGCACCGCCGATACCTACCTGCACCGCATTGGCCGCACCGGCCGTGCCGGGCGCAAAGGCACCGCCATTTCACTGGTTGAGGCACACGACCACCGGCTATTGGGCAAAGTGGGTCGTTACCTGAATGAACCATTGAAGCCACGGGTGATCGACGAACTGCGGCCAAAAACCAAAGTGCCAAACGAGAAAAGCAACGGTAAACCTTCAAAGAAGGTGCTGGCCAAACGTATGCAAGACAAAGCGAAAAACAAAGAAAAAGCTAAGGTGAAAGTACGCCATCGTGATACCAAAAACGTAGGCAAACGCCGCCAAGCCAAGGCTAAACGTGAAAACGACGCGGAATAA
- the recN gene encoding DNA repair protein RecN, which translates to MLAQLTISNFAIVRELEIDLQSGMTAITGETGAGKSIAIDALGLCLGNRADGNVVRLGATRADICARFSLADTPSARIWLEQNQLDDSNECLLRRVINADGRSRGFINGTAVPLSQLRELGQRLIQIHGQHAHQLLLKPDHQKELLDAYADEPTLLAEMRQAYQRWHQSCRELAHFQQQSAERKGRMQLLQYQLRELNEFAPQAGAFEQTEAEYKSLANSGQRLTISQQALLLLAEDEEHNILSQLYSAKHLLIDLVAMDKKLSGLLEMLEEASIQITEASDDLRHYVDHMDLDPNRLHELEQHLSRQINLARKYHVIPEELPQLHQQLQDEQQLLSQQENDHEHLSKAVTLHHQQALNLAEQLHLKRLQHAAELTTLITDSMQALSMPHGKFSIDMRFEPQNLNAEGASHTEFYVSTNPGQLLQPLTKVASGGELSRIALAIQVITARKMETPALIFDEVDVGISGPTAAIVGRLLRQLGESTQVMCVTHLPQVAGCGHQHLFVSKQTDGTATETQIALLDKRARLQELARLLGGSEITRNTLANAKELLAA; encoded by the coding sequence ATGCTGGCGCAATTGACCATCAGCAATTTTGCGATCGTTCGTGAGTTGGAAATCGATCTTCAATCAGGCATGACAGCGATTACCGGTGAAACCGGCGCTGGCAAATCCATTGCCATTGACGCGTTGGGGCTGTGCCTCGGTAACCGCGCCGATGGCAACGTAGTACGCCTGGGAGCCACCCGCGCCGACATCTGTGCCCGCTTCTCGCTGGCGGATACCCCTTCAGCGCGTATATGGCTAGAGCAGAACCAGCTCGACGACAGCAACGAATGTCTGCTACGCCGAGTTATCAACGCCGATGGACGCTCGCGCGGCTTTATCAACGGCACCGCCGTACCCCTGTCGCAATTACGCGAACTGGGCCAACGCCTGATTCAAATCCATGGTCAACACGCCCATCAGTTGCTGCTCAAGCCCGACCATCAGAAAGAACTGCTCGATGCTTATGCCGATGAACCTACCTTGCTGGCGGAAATGCGCCAGGCCTACCAACGCTGGCACCAAAGCTGCCGCGAGTTGGCACACTTTCAGCAGCAATCCGCCGAACGCAAAGGTCGCATGCAGTTGCTTCAATACCAGTTGAGAGAGCTAAACGAATTTGCGCCACAGGCCGGGGCGTTTGAGCAAACCGAAGCCGAATACAAAAGCCTAGCCAACAGCGGCCAGCGGCTGACCATCAGCCAGCAAGCCCTGTTGCTGTTGGCTGAAGATGAAGAGCACAACATACTCAGCCAACTTTACAGCGCCAAACACCTGTTGATTGATCTGGTCGCCATGGACAAGAAACTTAGCGGCCTGCTGGAGATGCTCGAAGAAGCCTCTATTCAGATCACCGAAGCCAGCGATGATCTGCGCCATTACGTCGATCATATGGATCTGGACCCCAACCGCCTGCACGAACTGGAGCAACACCTATCACGACAGATCAACCTGGCACGCAAGTACCATGTGATACCGGAAGAGCTACCACAACTGCATCAGCAGTTGCAGGACGAACAACAGCTTCTGTCGCAGCAGGAAAATGATCATGAGCATCTCAGCAAGGCGGTCACTTTACACCATCAGCAGGCACTGAACCTGGCGGAACAACTGCACCTGAAACGTCTACAGCATGCGGCTGAACTGACTACACTCATCACCGATAGCATGCAGGCACTTTCCATGCCGCACGGCAAATTCAGTATTGACATGCGCTTCGAGCCACAGAACCTGAACGCAGAAGGTGCCAGCCACACCGAGTTTTATGTTTCTACCAATCCGGGCCAACTGCTACAACCGTTGACAAAAGTGGCTTCCGGCGGTGAACTATCGCGCATTGCACTGGCCATCCAGGTAATCACCGCTCGTAAGATGGAAACCCCAGCGTTGATTTTCGACGAAGTAGACGTGGGCATCAGTGGGCCAACCGCAGCCATTGTCGGCCGCCTGCTGCGTCAACTGGGCGAATCCACTCAGGTAATGTGCGTTACGCACCTGCCGCAAGTAGCGGGATGCGGACATCAGCATCTGTTTGTCAGCAAACAGACTGATGGCACCGCAACCGAAACACAGATTGCACTACTGGATAAACGCGCCCGTTTACAAGAATTGGCGCGTTTGCTCGGCGGCAGTGAAATCACCCGAAATACCTTGGCAAATGCAAAAGAATTGCTTGCCGCATAA
- the ung gene encoding uracil-DNA glycosylase, whose product MSTSLTWHDVIGKEKEQPYFVETLAFVAAERRAGKTIYPPQRDVFNAFRFTDLADVKVVILGQDPYHGPNQAHGLSFSVRPGVPAPPSLMNMYKELATDIPGFEYPNHGYLQSWAEQGVLLLNTVLTVEGGRAHSHANLGWETFTDKVIAALNENCNGVVFLLWGSHAQKKGNFIDRKRHHVLKAPHPSPLSAHRGFFGCRHFSQTNQLLKQQGLQPIDWLPRA is encoded by the coding sequence ATGTCCACCTCCCTCACCTGGCATGACGTTATCGGCAAAGAAAAAGAGCAGCCCTATTTTGTTGAAACACTCGCCTTTGTTGCCGCTGAACGTCGGGCTGGTAAAACTATTTATCCACCGCAGAGAGATGTATTCAATGCTTTCCGTTTCACCGACCTGGCGGACGTCAAAGTGGTGATCCTCGGTCAGGATCCCTATCATGGCCCCAATCAGGCCCACGGCTTGTCTTTCTCCGTGCGCCCCGGCGTACCTGCACCGCCTTCGCTGATGAATATGTACAAGGAACTGGCAACCGATATTCCTGGTTTTGAATACCCGAACCACGGTTACCTACAGAGCTGGGCCGAACAAGGCGTGTTATTGCTCAACACAGTGCTGACCGTCGAAGGTGGTCGAGCGCATTCGCACGCCAATTTGGGCTGGGAAACTTTCACCGATAAAGTGATCGCTGCGCTAAACGAGAACTGCAATGGCGTGGTGTTCCTGCTGTGGGGATCGCATGCGCAGAAGAAAGGCAACTTTATTGACCGTAAACGCCATCATGTGCTGAAAGCGCCACATCCGTCGCCGCTCTCCGCTCACCGTGGCTTCTTCGGTTGCCGCCACTTCTCACAAACCAATCAACTGCTGAAGCAACAGGGCTTGCAGCCGATCGACTGGTTACCGCGTGCATAA